A genomic segment from bacterium encodes:
- a CDS encoding SEC-C metal-binding domain-containing protein — MNFLKNLFKKKEKPQQEEKELDIKPLIDEFISSERLWLIKSRKIVENAGFILNTLFESTISPKMGQMEIMGLFFKIKKKVPMNKEAASDIQKLLKLFLKFLEEKGLLTDEMKNEMSKEIGFEIPQTVKRETPKIGRNSPCSCGSGKKYKLCCGR, encoded by the coding sequence ATGAATTTCCTTAAAAATTTATTCAAGAAAAAAGAAAAGCCCCAACAAGAAGAAAAAGAATTAGACATAAAGCCTTTAATAGATGAATTTATAAGTTCAGAAAGGCTTTGGCTTATCAAATCAAGAAAGATTGTCGAAAATGCAGGCTTTATCCTCAATACATTGTTTGAAAGCACGATTAGCCCAAAGATGGGTCAAATGGAGATAATGGGGTTATTCTTTAAGATTAAAAAGAAAGTCCCGATGAATAAAGAGGCTGCCAGTGATATTCAAAAGCTCCTTAAGCTATTCCTTAAATTTTTGGAAGAAAAGGGGTTACTGACCGATGAGATGAAAAACGAAATGAGCAAAGAGATAGGCTTTGAGATTCCTCAAACTGTAAAGAGGGAAACCCCAAAGATAGGAAGAAATTCTCCCTGCTCTTGCGGAAGTGGAAAGAAATACAAGCTTTGCTGCGGAAGATAA